In a single window of the Nicotiana tomentosiformis chromosome 10, ASM39032v3, whole genome shotgun sequence genome:
- the LOC104092626 gene encoding protein WVD2-like 7 isoform X1, giving the protein MGESIVQTSAVKHKMGESVVSGPRLEVSVSFGRFENDALSWEKWSSFSPNKYLEEVEKCSTPGSVAQKKAYFEAHYKKIAAKKLEQLEEEETQQVEKEMEPQVSDGDFSSSNGEQQMSVKDLKTSDEVDELKTDATVAVECDNLLATKAKELTISGIDESQEDISVDVERDSSLITEVKEGTISGIDELKEDISVDMECDSLLVKPTEGTILGTCDLGEVHKVEERNPEKGCQDSLVETPLADTEARKSSFKKSKTPKANIKIAPRKVHTADDRVSAGTKKKLTSPMTKSARISTPTSKQASTSKVITASQPSAKKVNGASNQRSNDTSLVQRKKVVPGSLVSSPSHSSNKKLNGATASQSLNKKLNGARLQRSENSPVLENKRVAPTSLHMSLSLSSPNSTTSNTTMRKSLIMEKMGDKDIVKRAFRAFQNSFSQGRSSGDMTYGGQDQTLSKGSEQKISTSLTPQKESERLRKTPNKEITLKGQPRTCSTSLSSGAPKDGGMEKKKLNPSRASTGSRTDRSADKWKEEVTKAKIKRPGSNR; this is encoded by the exons ATGGGTGAATCCATTGTGCAAACTTCTGCTGTCAAGCACAAG ATGGGTGAGTCAGTTGTATCTGGTCCTAGACTTGAAGTATCAGTTTCTTTTGGAAGGTTTGAGAATGATGCACTTTCGTGGGAGAAATGGTCATCTTTCTCCCCTAACAAGTACCTTGAAGAAGTTGAAAAGTGTTCGACACCTGGATCAGTAGCTCAGAAGAAGGCGTATTTCGAAGCACATTACAAGAAGATTGCTGCTAAGAAGTTGGAGCAATTAGAGGAGGAGGAAACACAACAAGTAGAAAAGGAAATGGAACCTCAGGTTTCTGATGGTGATTTCAGTTCATCAAATGGTGAGCAGCAAATGTCAGTGAAAGATTTGAAGACTAGTGATGAAGTTGATGAGCTAAAGACGGATGCTACTGTTGCTGTGGAGTGTGATAACTTATTGGCTACCAAAGCTAAGGAACTAACTATATCAGGAATTGATGAGTCACAGGAGGATATTTCTGTTGATGTAGAGCGTGATAGCTCATTGATTACTGAAGTTAAGGAAGGAACTATATCGGGAATCGATGAGTTAAAGGAGGATATTTCCGTTGATATGGAGTGTGATAGCTTATTGGTTAAACCTACGGAAGGAACTATCTTGGGAACATGTGATCTAGGAGAAGTTCATAAGGTTGAAGAACGGAATCCGGAAAAAGGATGTCAAGATAGTTTAGTAGAGACTCCACTAGCGGATACTGAAGCACGAAAATCCTCGTTTAAGAAAAGCAAAACCCCTAAAGCAAATATAAAGATTGCGCCTCGAAAG GTACACACTGCGGATGATCGGGTATCCGCTGGAACAAAGAAGAAACTGACATCACCTATGACAAAATCCGCAAGAATTTCCACTCCAACATCTAAGCAAGCATCAACTTCTAAGGTCATTACTGCATCTCAACCATCAGCAAAGAAGGTGAATGGAGCGTCAAATCAAAGAAGTAATGATACTTCTTTGGTACAACGCAAGAAGGTTGTTCCTGGGTCACTTGTGTCGTCGCCTTCTCACTCCTCAAATAAAAAGTTGAATGGTGCAACGGCTTCTCAATCCTTGAACAAAAAGTTGAACGGTGCAAGATTGCAAAGAAGTGAAAATTCTCCTGTACTAGAGAACAAGAGAGTAGCTCCGACATCATTACACATGTCTCTGAGTTTGAGTTCCCCAAATTCTACAACTTCTAATACTACAATGAGAAAATCTTTGATCATGGAGAAGATGGGGGACAAGGATATTGTCAAGAGAGCTTTTAGGGCATTTCAGAACAGCTTTAGCCAAGGAAGATCTTCCGGAGATATGACATATGGTGGACAAGACCAG ACATTGTCGAAGGGATCTGAGCAGAAGATTTCAACTTCTTTGACTCCTCAAAAGGAGAGTGAAAG ATTAAGGAAGACGCCCAATAAGGAAATCACTCTTAAAGGCCAACCAAGGACTTGCTCGACCTCACTGTCATCAGG GGCACCTAAAGATGGTGGCATGGAGAAGAAAAAGTTGAATCCTAGCAGAGCTTCTACTGGCTCGAGAACTGATAGATCAGCTGATAAATGGAAAGAG GAGGTTACCAAAGCGAAGATCAAACGACCTGGGTCAAATAGGTGA
- the LOC104092626 gene encoding protein WVD2-like 7 isoform X2, which translates to MGESIVQTSAVKHKMGESVVSGPRLEVSVSFGRFENDALSWEKWSSFSPNKYLEEVEKCSTPGSVAQKKAYFEAHYKKIAAKKLEQLEEEETQQVEKEMEPQVSDGDFSSSNGEQQMSVKDLKTSDEVDELKTDATVAVECDNLLATKAKELTISGIDESQEDISVDVERDSSLITEVKEGTISGIDELKEDISVDMECDSLLVKPTEGTILGTCDLGEVHKVEERNPEKGCQDSLVETPLADTEARKSSFKKSKTPKANIKIAPRKVHTADDRVSAGTKKKLTSPMTKSARISTPTSKQASTSKVITASQPSAKKVNGASNQRSNDTSLVQRKKVVPGSLVSSPSHSSNKKLNGATASQSLNKKLNGARLQRSENSPVLENKRVAPTSLHMSLSLSSPNSTTSNTTMRKSLIMEKMGDKDIVKRAFRAFQNSFSQGRSSGDMTYGGQDQCLNVSVSI; encoded by the exons ATGGGTGAATCCATTGTGCAAACTTCTGCTGTCAAGCACAAG ATGGGTGAGTCAGTTGTATCTGGTCCTAGACTTGAAGTATCAGTTTCTTTTGGAAGGTTTGAGAATGATGCACTTTCGTGGGAGAAATGGTCATCTTTCTCCCCTAACAAGTACCTTGAAGAAGTTGAAAAGTGTTCGACACCTGGATCAGTAGCTCAGAAGAAGGCGTATTTCGAAGCACATTACAAGAAGATTGCTGCTAAGAAGTTGGAGCAATTAGAGGAGGAGGAAACACAACAAGTAGAAAAGGAAATGGAACCTCAGGTTTCTGATGGTGATTTCAGTTCATCAAATGGTGAGCAGCAAATGTCAGTGAAAGATTTGAAGACTAGTGATGAAGTTGATGAGCTAAAGACGGATGCTACTGTTGCTGTGGAGTGTGATAACTTATTGGCTACCAAAGCTAAGGAACTAACTATATCAGGAATTGATGAGTCACAGGAGGATATTTCTGTTGATGTAGAGCGTGATAGCTCATTGATTACTGAAGTTAAGGAAGGAACTATATCGGGAATCGATGAGTTAAAGGAGGATATTTCCGTTGATATGGAGTGTGATAGCTTATTGGTTAAACCTACGGAAGGAACTATCTTGGGAACATGTGATCTAGGAGAAGTTCATAAGGTTGAAGAACGGAATCCGGAAAAAGGATGTCAAGATAGTTTAGTAGAGACTCCACTAGCGGATACTGAAGCACGAAAATCCTCGTTTAAGAAAAGCAAAACCCCTAAAGCAAATATAAAGATTGCGCCTCGAAAG GTACACACTGCGGATGATCGGGTATCCGCTGGAACAAAGAAGAAACTGACATCACCTATGACAAAATCCGCAAGAATTTCCACTCCAACATCTAAGCAAGCATCAACTTCTAAGGTCATTACTGCATCTCAACCATCAGCAAAGAAGGTGAATGGAGCGTCAAATCAAAGAAGTAATGATACTTCTTTGGTACAACGCAAGAAGGTTGTTCCTGGGTCACTTGTGTCGTCGCCTTCTCACTCCTCAAATAAAAAGTTGAATGGTGCAACGGCTTCTCAATCCTTGAACAAAAAGTTGAACGGTGCAAGATTGCAAAGAAGTGAAAATTCTCCTGTACTAGAGAACAAGAGAGTAGCTCCGACATCATTACACATGTCTCTGAGTTTGAGTTCCCCAAATTCTACAACTTCTAATACTACAATGAGAAAATCTTTGATCATGGAGAAGATGGGGGACAAGGATATTGTCAAGAGAGCTTTTAGGGCATTTCAGAACAGCTTTAGCCAAGGAAGATCTTCCGGAGATATGACATATGGTGGACAAGACCAG TGCCTTAATGTTTCAGTAAGTATTTAG